A window of the Leptospira bourretii genome harbors these coding sequences:
- the hemH gene encoding ferrochelatase gives MNHKQKKTLILVNLGGPRTSDEIEVFLTDLFTDPFVFDLPLPEFLRLPLARFIAKKRTPKVKRTYESMGFGGGSPLVSETEKQAKVLEKILNEKTTIDWTVKVAMTCGYPHIRDPEFERPNSNTIYLPLYPQYSRSTVLSTLSHLEKKFHECPVGSGGYVPTFARDSKFHQISARFIFDFFSGTLNEAEFLHFPKDKLTTDWKNLDLVFSAHGVPMRLIRKGDLYMQEIESSVQGITEELKSYGFKGRSHISYQSKVGPAEWTTPSSLSMIESLAKEGKFIAVFPISFVSDHLETLEEIGEQFKDLALDSGAKSFIRIPAFGTYRPFMEYLAEKVLLADGSVNECLCKKMGGESLTTCRFK, from the coding sequence ATGAATCATAAACAAAAGAAAACACTCATTCTAGTGAATTTGGGTGGTCCACGGACATCTGATGAAATTGAAGTTTTTTTGACGGATTTATTCACTGATCCTTTTGTTTTCGATTTACCTTTACCTGAATTTTTGCGATTGCCACTGGCACGTTTTATTGCCAAAAAAAGAACCCCTAAAGTGAAAAGAACATATGAATCCATGGGATTTGGCGGTGGTTCTCCTTTGGTTTCGGAAACAGAAAAACAAGCCAAGGTTCTGGAAAAAATCTTAAACGAAAAAACAACAATCGATTGGACAGTCAAAGTGGCTATGACTTGTGGGTATCCTCATATTAGAGATCCAGAATTTGAAAGACCAAACTCAAATACCATCTATCTTCCATTATACCCTCAATATTCCCGTTCGACCGTACTTTCTACGCTAAGTCATTTAGAAAAAAAGTTTCATGAATGTCCAGTTGGGAGTGGGGGATATGTTCCAACGTTTGCTCGCGATTCTAAATTCCACCAAATATCAGCTAGGTTTATTTTTGATTTTTTTTCTGGAACTTTAAATGAAGCGGAATTTTTGCATTTTCCAAAAGACAAACTAACTACCGATTGGAAGAATTTGGATTTGGTTTTTTCTGCTCATGGTGTTCCTATGCGATTGATTCGGAAAGGAGATTTATATATGCAGGAAATTGAATCTTCTGTTCAAGGGATCACAGAAGAATTAAAATCTTATGGTTTCAAAGGGAGATCACATATTTCTTATCAAAGTAAGGTAGGACCTGCAGAATGGACCACCCCAAGTTCTTTAAGTATGATTGAGTCTCTTGCGAAAGAAGGAAAGTTTATCGCTGTGTTTCCGATTAGTTTTGTCAGTGATCATTTAGAAACCCTGGAAGAGATTGGAGAACAGTTTAAAGATCTTGCTTTGGATTCAGGGGCAAAATCTTTTATTCGTATTCCTGCATTTGGTACGTATCGGCCATTTATGGAATACCTTGCAGAAAAAGTATTGTTAGCCGATGGTTCGGTCAATGAATGTTTATGTAAAAAAATGGGAGGAGAGTCACTCACTACCTGTCGATTCAAATAG
- a CDS encoding polyhydroxyalkanoate synthesis regulator DNA-binding domain-containing protein: MKLLKRYANRRLYDPETSSTITLEDVAKMIIGGEEIKVQDNMTGEDITPKILGQTFLKVSLGQRNEDFSNFMLTSLIRETGRDVSGLFERLILGGIGANYLTSERLEKIVNSMVELGELKEADFSHYREDLLRKMASRASEKKEQIQRDLEKFSQSILEEDKATLGDLSEKLKEVAEKLKEN, from the coding sequence ATGAAGCTCCTTAAGCGATACGCAAACCGAAGACTTTATGATCCAGAAACTAGCTCCACCATCACACTAGAAGATGTGGCGAAGATGATCATCGGAGGAGAAGAAATCAAAGTCCAAGACAATATGACAGGAGAGGACATCACTCCTAAAATTTTGGGACAAACCTTTCTGAAGGTGAGTCTCGGACAAAGGAATGAAGACTTTTCTAACTTTATGTTGACCTCTCTCATTCGGGAAACGGGACGAGATGTTTCTGGTCTCTTTGAGCGTTTGATCCTTGGGGGAATTGGAGCCAACTACCTCACTTCGGAACGTCTGGAAAAAATTGTTAATTCCATGGTGGAACTTGGCGAACTCAAAGAAGCAGACTTTAGCCACTACCGCGAAGATCTTTTGCGAAAAATGGCCTCTCGGGCCAGCGAAAAGAAGGAACAAATCCAAAGGGATTTGGAAAAATTCAGCCAATCTATTTTGGAAGAAGACAAAGCTACCCTTGGCGATCTTTCCGAAAAATTAAAGGAAGTCGCAGAAAAATTGAAGGAAAATTAA
- a CDS encoding TlpA family protein disulfide reductase — protein MKIWKQLPYGWKVVSAFVFFFSTTLCFAYFKGRDTHPGVPIEILATTPTEANSWKGHPKVVYFWATWCTICKAYAPLLEANLKFLPKSTIFLSVLEAEDSEETKDIMTKLTPDAKHPIYAADYRMLKEWRISAYPTTVFLNEEGQVVFSDTGILSPIGFWLRSFLLRFF, from the coding sequence ATGAAAATTTGGAAGCAGTTGCCGTATGGATGGAAGGTGGTCTCCGCCTTTGTTTTCTTTTTTTCGACCACCCTTTGTTTTGCGTACTTTAAGGGAAGGGACACCCATCCCGGTGTGCCCATCGAAATACTTGCCACCACTCCCACAGAAGCCAATTCGTGGAAGGGGCATCCCAAGGTAGTGTATTTTTGGGCGACTTGGTGCACCATCTGCAAAGCCTACGCCCCCCTTTTAGAAGCCAATTTGAAGTTTTTACCAAAATCCACAATCTTCCTCTCTGTTCTAGAAGCAGAAGATTCCGAAGAAACCAAAGACATCATGACAAAACTTACTCCTGATGCAAAACATCCCATTTATGCTGCCGACTACAGAATGTTAAAGGAATGGAGGATTTCTGCCTATCCTACGACTGTTTTTTTGAATGAAGAAGGGCAGGTTGTGTTTTCAGATACAGGAATCTTAAGCCCAATTGGATTTTGGCTCCGTTCTTTTCTTTTGCGCTTTTTCTAA
- a CDS encoding decaprenyl-phosphate phosphoribosyltransferase, whose translation MIYLYLKLMRVPQWVKNIILFAGLIFSKKIFELPSFTKVCLAFFCFSLVASCQYVFNDFLDQKEDATHPEKKHRPLASGELDSGIALAITGVILPVALIGAYKLSPVFFYLTIFYLIFNMLYSKVLKHIVILDVMSISIGFVLRAIAGAVVIGVEFSHWLLLCTFMLALFWGFSKRRGEINILKTDAGKHRKILEEYSIEFLDLMMAVVATLTLVSYVMYSVSPETAKSLGTPYMVYTVPIVVYAIFRSLYIIYIKNMGHNPTKAILTDVSVLVSGFIWLLLILFLMFGNISGQTPVLQ comes from the coding sequence ATGATCTACCTATACCTCAAATTGATGCGTGTCCCTCAGTGGGTAAAAAATATTATCCTATTTGCCGGATTGATTTTTTCTAAAAAAATCTTTGAACTCCCTTCATTCACAAAGGTTTGTTTGGCCTTTTTTTGTTTTTCCCTCGTAGCAAGTTGCCAATATGTCTTTAACGATTTTTTAGATCAAAAAGAAGATGCTACTCATCCAGAGAAAAAACATAGACCACTTGCTAGTGGAGAATTGGACTCAGGAATAGCATTAGCAATCACTGGAGTCATTTTACCAGTAGCCCTCATCGGTGCTTATAAACTTTCTCCTGTTTTCTTTTATCTCACAATCTTCTATTTAATCTTTAATATGTTATATAGTAAGGTTTTGAAACACATTGTGATTTTGGATGTGATGAGTATCTCCATCGGATTTGTGTTACGTGCCATTGCGGGTGCGGTTGTCATTGGAGTCGAGTTTTCTCATTGGTTGTTACTTTGTACATTTATGTTAGCACTCTTCTGGGGTTTTTCCAAACGTAGGGGCGAGATCAATATCCTAAAAACTGACGCAGGGAAACATAGAAAAATTTTGGAAGAGTATTCCATTGAGTTTCTGGATTTGATGATGGCTGTGGTTGCCACCTTAACTCTTGTGAGTTATGTGATGTATTCGGTAAGTCCCGAAACTGCCAAAAGTTTAGGAACACCTTATATGGTGTATACAGTTCCTATTGTTGTGTATGCAATCTTCCGTTCCCTCTATATCATTTATATAAAGAACATGGGTCATAACCCAACCAAAGCCATCCTCACAGATGTCAGTGTTCTTGTTTCTGGGTTTATTTGGTTACTCCTCATCTTATTTTTAATGTTTGGGAACATATCGGGCCAAACCCCAGTCTTACAATAG
- a CDS encoding HEAT repeat domain-containing protein translates to MIRKVFLLLCFLFVSVSLLAETDERFFEIQRARLSSSDVFEIRDAIDKLTFVKSGQGIRDIISAMEGSPHFPSSPGNAPAVKFYAAQALGKKGDKIAISYLIKTYQKESANIPEHIPPKRRTLKDGVADGQSPSSPYFYEDGDIPITLACGEILRALGSLPLTPESESTIKSALTSPNFYLRSSAADAMYFSGKKESLSVLQDALGKESIPYAKISILSAVVGLERLPNQNYKSVLESLTDKDPEVRAKASDALKRLDFRTSAPYLEKVIQTENHSKVLKQMKSDYQFLVSFRTP, encoded by the coding sequence ATGATTCGAAAGGTTTTTTTGTTACTTTGTTTTCTCTTTGTATCTGTCAGTTTATTGGCAGAAACAGACGAACGTTTTTTTGAAATCCAACGTGCCAGACTTTCTTCTTCCGATGTATTTGAAATTCGTGATGCCATTGACAAACTTACCTTTGTTAAATCAGGCCAAGGAATTCGAGATATTATTTCTGCGATGGAAGGTTCTCCCCATTTTCCTTCAAGCCCTGGAAACGCTCCTGCTGTCAAATTTTATGCAGCACAAGCACTCGGTAAAAAAGGGGACAAAATCGCTATATCGTATTTAATCAAAACTTACCAAAAAGAATCTGCAAATATTCCTGAACATATCCCACCGAAACGTAGAACTTTAAAAGATGGTGTTGCCGATGGTCAATCTCCCTCCAGTCCATATTTTTACGAGGATGGTGATATTCCCATCACCTTGGCCTGTGGTGAAATTTTACGGGCTTTGGGTTCTTTGCCTCTGACGCCTGAGTCAGAATCGACAATCAAATCTGCTCTCACGAGTCCTAATTTTTATCTTCGCAGTTCAGCAGCCGATGCAATGTATTTTTCTGGCAAAAAAGAATCATTGTCTGTCTTGCAAGATGCATTGGGAAAAGAATCCATCCCATATGCCAAAATTTCGATTCTCTCTGCCGTGGTAGGATTGGAACGATTACCAAACCAAAATTATAAATCCGTTTTAGAATCTCTGACAGACAAAGATCCGGAAGTCCGAGCAAAGGCATCAGATGCACTGAAGCGCTTGGATTTTCGAACCTCAGCACCTTACTTAGAAAAGGTGATCCAAACCGAGAATCACTCAAAGGTTTTAAAACAAATGAAATCTGATTACCAATTTCTCGTTTCCTTTCGTACTCCTTAA
- the cysK gene encoding cysteine synthase A, producing the protein MKLNSILEAIGNTPHVRLSRLFGTDHEVYMKLERQNPGGSIKDRIALAMIEEAEKSGKLKKDSFIVEPTSGNTGIGLAMVAAVKGYAITLVMPEHMSVERRRIMAAYGAKFELTPREKGMPGAIAKAQEIVAANPNAWMPQQFENEANIQVHREKTAEEIAKDFPDGLDYIITGVGTGGHITGCAENLKKRFPKLKVFAVEPEGSPVLSGGKPGPHPLQGIGAGFIPKNCKTELLDGIITVGKDEAFTMAVLAAKKEGIFIGTSSGASLAAVSKKLKEIPAGSKVLTFCYDTGERYLSVEGLFV; encoded by the coding sequence ATGAAGTTAAATAGCATTCTAGAAGCCATCGGAAATACACCTCACGTAAGATTGTCACGACTTTTTGGAACGGACCATGAAGTTTATATGAAACTCGAAAGACAAAATCCTGGTGGATCGATCAAAGATCGAATTGCTCTCGCTATGATCGAAGAAGCCGAGAAATCCGGAAAATTAAAAAAAGATTCTTTTATTGTGGAACCTACCTCTGGAAACACTGGTATCGGTCTTGCTATGGTAGCAGCTGTTAAAGGTTATGCGATCACTCTCGTAATGCCAGAACATATGTCTGTGGAACGAAGAAGAATTATGGCAGCTTATGGTGCAAAGTTTGAACTAACACCTCGGGAAAAAGGGATGCCTGGTGCGATTGCAAAGGCACAGGAAATTGTGGCTGCCAATCCAAATGCTTGGATGCCACAACAGTTTGAAAACGAAGCCAATATCCAAGTTCACAGAGAAAAAACAGCAGAAGAAATTGCAAAGGATTTCCCAGATGGTTTGGATTATATCATTACCGGTGTGGGTACTGGTGGTCATATCACTGGTTGTGCTGAAAATTTAAAAAAGAGATTTCCTAAACTCAAAGTATTTGCTGTGGAACCAGAAGGTTCTCCTGTTCTCAGTGGTGGTAAACCTGGTCCACACCCTCTGCAAGGGATTGGTGCTGGATTCATTCCTAAAAACTGTAAAACAGAACTTTTGGATGGAATCATTACAGTTGGTAAAGATGAAGCCTTTACGATGGCTGTTCTTGCTGCCAAAAAAGAAGGAATTTTTATTGGAACCTCTTCTGGTGCAAGCCTTGCGGCAGTTTCCAAAAAATTAAAAGAAATTCCTGCAGGTTCAAAAGTTCTTACTTTCTGTTATGATACAGGAGAAAGATACTTATCTGTTGAAGGATTGTTTGTTTAA
- a CDS encoding TrkH family potassium uptake protein yields MPLAHFNRFFRTLSFARVVCLGFFAAILLGSFALYISELGELSYVDSFYLSASSICVTGLSPVPLSGLEHSTHWIMLFLIQLGGLGIISFTVIVGFLITQGISRNARFNAFVGAAIDTQAETESLATNEVNRMLLSIINISFSLEILGAIGLYLHMPDGVEGGNTRWFFSLFTAISSFNNAGFSITDDLSALRLDPFSLYIVSGLVIFGGIGFPVIILLEKFLLTVFVRIVYRIEVMAETLMMEKALKTGNVPRFLLLPAQFSAFLENRIEDYNKHLRGETTRIQSKLLVYGSFTLLLFGFVGIYFLEKSNPHTFHGLALVDKISNAFFMSVCSRTAGFSTMDLGHLNDATVIIITVLMFIGGGPQGTAGGIKITTFVLLLAYLKNVIQPSKPVMLFGETVSKNSVAVAIRVYFLATIALAFVFIFLGILDQNQHSLHVIFFELISSFSTVGFSLNLTSQLGDIEKLFYAAVMYVGRVGIFTVLIAATGHSGVPKMGTVDDGVKIQVG; encoded by the coding sequence ATGCCACTAGCGCACTTCAATCGATTTTTTCGAACACTGTCTTTTGCCCGAGTGGTTTGTTTGGGGTTTTTTGCCGCCATCCTCCTTGGTTCCTTTGCCCTTTATATTTCCGAACTTGGGGAACTTTCCTACGTAGACAGTTTTTATCTTTCGGCATCTTCCATTTGTGTGACGGGACTTTCTCCCGTCCCACTTTCCGGATTAGAACATTCTACCCATTGGATCATGCTCTTTCTCATCCAATTGGGAGGACTTGGGATCATTAGTTTTACCGTGATTGTTGGGTTTCTCATCACCCAAGGAATTTCTAGAAATGCCCGTTTCAATGCCTTTGTGGGAGCGGCTATCGATACCCAAGCCGAAACGGAATCCCTTGCCACAAATGAAGTCAATCGGATGTTACTCTCCATCATCAATATTTCTTTTTCCTTAGAAATTTTAGGAGCCATTGGACTATATCTGCATATGCCAGATGGGGTGGAAGGGGGAAACACTCGTTGGTTTTTCTCTTTGTTCACTGCTATTTCTTCCTTCAATAACGCTGGTTTTTCGATTACAGATGATCTCAGTGCTTTGCGCCTGGATCCATTTTCATTGTACATTGTTTCAGGCCTTGTGATTTTTGGAGGGATTGGATTTCCAGTGATCATTCTTTTGGAAAAATTCCTTCTCACTGTGTTTGTGCGGATTGTATATCGTATTGAAGTGATGGCAGAAACTCTGATGATGGAGAAGGCGTTAAAAACAGGAAATGTTCCTAGGTTTTTGTTACTTCCGGCTCAGTTCTCTGCATTTTTAGAAAACAGGATTGAAGACTATAACAAACATTTACGGGGCGAAACCACAAGAATCCAATCCAAACTTTTGGTGTATGGATCTTTCACTTTACTTTTGTTTGGTTTTGTTGGAATTTATTTTTTAGAAAAATCAAACCCACATACCTTCCATGGATTAGCGCTTGTGGATAAAATCTCCAATGCATTTTTTATGTCTGTCTGTTCCCGTACGGCTGGATTTTCGACAATGGATCTTGGTCATTTAAATGACGCCACAGTCATCATCATTACAGTTCTTATGTTTATTGGTGGTGGCCCCCAAGGAACCGCCGGTGGTATTAAAATTACCACCTTTGTTCTGTTACTTGCCTATTTAAAAAATGTAATCCAACCTTCCAAACCGGTGATGTTGTTTGGGGAGACAGTTTCCAAAAACTCTGTGGCAGTTGCCATTCGTGTTTACTTTCTTGCCACCATTGCTTTGGCATTTGTCTTTATTTTTCTTGGAATTTTGGATCAAAACCAACACTCACTCCATGTCATTTTTTTCGAACTCATCTCTTCTTTTTCCACTGTTGGTTTTAGTTTGAACTTAACATCCCAACTCGGTGACATCGAAAAGTTATTTTATGCAGCCGTCATGTATGTGGGTCGAGTGGGCATTTTTACTGTCCTCATTGCCGCCACCGGACACTCCGGAGTTCCAAAAATGGGAACAGTTGATGACGGTGTGAAAATCCAAGTCGGTTAG
- a CDS encoding FAD-dependent oxidoreductase — MNEKIHIIGGGITGLFLAYHHTKRGDSVTLYEQSEKLGGVIGTKTVEEGLVELAANGVLFTDQIKLMLDDIGLTPLFPNKAAKRRYFWVRGKLSRLPISILAGLKLVYTIGFKKIKFNDTQNFESWASQMFGISVTKNIIEPAIGGVYGTRLDALQAESIFSSWDGSGKNTILQEIKKKKGKSLGTVSFPQGMGDLVSHLVRYLEPKIEIKTNYQMPTLDEVLKWKGKIRFCISLKSLISVLGNRIQENEQPNLLSITTITRFGTSHLTKKSCFGVLFAKNEGIRALGVLSNSDIFPGRAKHGLHSETWIYPESAKQLENETWESILEKDREHITNKADSPKAVYITSWNAVFPAYDRKLYEFNRFIDVLESDWISKGIDIRFFGNYRKGIGLRSLFESTGSE, encoded by the coding sequence ATGAATGAAAAAATTCATATCATAGGTGGAGGAATTACTGGACTATTCCTTGCTTACCATCATACAAAACGTGGCGACTCTGTAACCTTATATGAACAGTCCGAAAAATTAGGCGGAGTGATCGGAACAAAAACGGTAGAAGAAGGTTTAGTTGAACTTGCTGCCAATGGGGTTTTATTCACAGACCAAATCAAACTCATGTTAGATGACATTGGTCTTACTCCACTTTTCCCGAACAAAGCTGCAAAAAGAAGATACTTCTGGGTAAGGGGAAAACTTTCCAGGTTACCTATTTCAATTTTAGCAGGACTTAAACTAGTTTATACAATCGGATTCAAAAAGATAAAGTTTAACGATACGCAAAACTTCGAATCATGGGCCAGTCAAATGTTCGGAATTTCAGTGACAAAAAACATCATTGAACCAGCAATTGGAGGAGTTTACGGAACAAGACTGGATGCATTGCAAGCAGAATCAATTTTTTCCAGTTGGGATGGTTCGGGGAAAAATACGATCTTACAGGAAATCAAAAAGAAAAAAGGGAAATCTCTCGGAACTGTATCCTTTCCCCAAGGGATGGGAGATCTCGTTTCCCATTTGGTTCGATACTTAGAACCTAAAATCGAAATCAAAACCAATTACCAAATGCCGACTTTGGATGAAGTTTTAAAATGGAAAGGTAAAATTCGATTTTGTATTTCCTTAAAAAGTTTAATCTCCGTACTGGGAAATCGAATCCAAGAAAACGAACAACCAAACTTACTTTCCATTACAACCATTACTAGGTTTGGCACATCCCACCTAACAAAGAAATCTTGTTTTGGGGTTTTATTTGCAAAAAACGAAGGAATCCGTGCACTCGGTGTATTATCTAATTCTGACATTTTTCCTGGTCGAGCAAAACATGGACTCCACTCAGAAACATGGATCTATCCGGAATCGGCCAAACAATTAGAAAATGAAACTTGGGAATCCATTCTCGAAAAAGACCGAGAACATATCACAAATAAAGCTGATTCACCAAAAGCAGTTTATATTACTTCATGGAACGCTGTATTCCCCGCCTATGATAGAAAACTATATGAATTTAACCGATTTATAGATGTTCTGGAATCCGATTGGATTTCGAAAGGAATCGACATTCGTTTTTTCGGAAACTATAGAAAAGGGATAGGACTTAGATCACTATTTGAATCGACAGGTAGTGAGTGA
- the topA gene encoding type I DNA topoisomerase, giving the protein MASYLDKDWVVVATKGHIKDLPAKSYGIDFQNSFEPEYEWLKGKKTIFSAIKTQAKLASVIYIASDPDREGEIIAKHCFDELVKLKKPMFRLRLKEISKEEVNRQIKLKSGLDFAEIESQIARRIVDRIFGFEVSPDLWRQLKNSSLSAGRVQSTVLHWICEREKEIQNFSKEIYYQLKLQGSVSGESVILDHQTKDKLDSKSIQKVLTDIEILPEPNRLKEILLSEIKKKNIKRNSPPAFSTASLLETSFRVLGFDSKKTMKIAQTLFEGKSIGSGERIGLITYMRTDSTRVSDLKRELGVNYLKKHFPGLVLEGSITPKKQKKYSQDAHEAVIPIRPDYSPETIGSYLSNEERSLYTLIWERFLTSLMKPELGEETIYEFHKNNQVFIYKNEFITDSGFKAFGKRDQKKNSKKFDWKIGDRFFYESHSIEEKQTEPPVRYTQGKLVQKMEDTGVGRPSTYGSIIETLRTRKYIVEYHKSIGPTSLGMIVDDYLFLNFQEMIGESFTKDLENKLDQITEDKSSRINLIQNFYDTLLGLLRTPRKKYTSTVRRYPKNNEETLPGSYAKPNPNRSAKIKASTTRISISKEQTNAKPCPVCKEGFIKTKLGKKGKTIYFCSRYPHCDYITYES; this is encoded by the coding sequence ATCGCATCCTATTTAGACAAGGATTGGGTTGTTGTTGCAACCAAAGGTCATATCAAAGACCTCCCTGCCAAATCCTATGGGATCGATTTTCAAAATTCATTTGAACCGGAATATGAATGGTTAAAAGGAAAAAAAACTATTTTTTCCGCAATCAAAACACAGGCTAAACTAGCATCTGTCATTTATATTGCCAGTGACCCAGACCGAGAAGGGGAAATCATCGCCAAACATTGTTTTGACGAATTGGTGAAACTCAAAAAACCAATGTTTCGACTTCGTTTAAAAGAGATTTCGAAAGAGGAAGTTAACCGTCAGATCAAACTAAAATCTGGTTTAGATTTTGCAGAAATTGAATCACAAATTGCGAGAAGAATTGTGGATCGCATTTTTGGATTTGAGGTATCACCTGATTTATGGAGACAATTAAAAAATTCTTCCTTATCAGCAGGACGTGTGCAATCAACCGTCTTACATTGGATCTGCGAAAGAGAAAAAGAAATTCAAAATTTTTCCAAAGAAATTTACTACCAATTAAAATTACAAGGTTCTGTTTCTGGTGAGTCTGTTATTTTAGACCACCAAACAAAAGATAAATTGGATTCTAAATCGATCCAAAAAGTCCTTACGGATATAGAAATTTTACCGGAACCAAATCGACTAAAAGAAATTCTATTGTCCGAAATCAAAAAGAAAAATATCAAACGAAATTCACCACCGGCATTCTCTACAGCAAGTTTACTCGAAACCAGTTTTCGTGTTTTAGGTTTTGATTCCAAAAAAACAATGAAAATAGCCCAAACTCTCTTTGAGGGAAAATCCATTGGTTCTGGAGAACGAATTGGACTTATCACCTATATGCGTACGGATAGTACTCGTGTGTCCGATTTGAAACGCGAATTAGGAGTGAATTACTTAAAAAAACATTTTCCTGGTTTGGTTTTGGAAGGATCCATCACGCCCAAAAAACAAAAAAAATACTCTCAAGATGCTCATGAAGCCGTAATTCCCATTCGTCCAGATTATAGTCCAGAGACAATTGGTTCTTATTTATCAAATGAAGAAAGAAGTTTGTATACCTTGATTTGGGAACGTTTTCTAACTTCTTTGATGAAGCCAGAGTTAGGTGAAGAGACTATATATGAATTTCATAAAAACAATCAAGTTTTTATTTATAAAAATGAGTTCATAACAGATTCTGGATTTAAGGCTTTTGGAAAAAGGGATCAGAAGAAAAACTCGAAGAAGTTTGATTGGAAGATAGGAGACCGTTTTTTTTATGAGTCACACTCTATTGAGGAAAAACAAACGGAACCACCCGTTCGTTACACACAAGGCAAACTAGTCCAAAAGATGGAGGATACAGGAGTGGGGCGGCCATCCACTTATGGCAGTATCATTGAAACCTTAAGAACAAGAAAATACATCGTAGAATATCATAAGTCCATTGGACCAACATCCCTTGGAATGATAGTGGATGATTATCTTTTTCTTAATTTTCAAGAGATGATTGGTGAATCATTCACCAAAGACTTGGAAAACAAGTTAGACCAAATCACCGAAGATAAATCCTCACGTATCAATCTGATCCAAAATTTTTATGATACTTTGCTTGGTTTGTTGCGTACACCGAGAAAAAAATATACGAGTACGGTAAGAAGATATCCCAAAAATAATGAAGAAACTCTTCCTGGTTCTTACGCAAAACCCAACCCAAATCGTTCCGCAAAGATAAAAGCCTCTACAACGAGAATTTCCATCTCCAAAGAGCAGACGAATGCAAAACCTTGTCCCGTTTGCAAAGAAGGTTTCATCAAAACCAAACTTGGCAAAAAAGGAAAAACTATTTATTTCTGCTCGCGTTACCCGCATTGTGACTACATCACTTATGAATCATAA